The following coding sequences lie in one Arachis ipaensis cultivar K30076 chromosome B03, Araip1.1, whole genome shotgun sequence genomic window:
- the LOC107631075 gene encoding protein DMR6-LIKE OXYGENASE 2: protein MASTTPDASQNQESTKNSIIFRSVKTLAESPELTSVPSSYTYATNPDDELVTDPDDDDPIPVIDYSLLFTGTPDQRAKTIHDLGRACEEWGFFMVINHSVPKSLMEKMVDQVFAFFNLKEEDKQEYAGNKNVTDPIRYGTSFNASMDRVKFWRDFIKIIVHPEFHSPDKPPAFRDTCEEYCRKTRELGRELLKGISESLGLEADYIDRTMNLDHGLQIIAANLYSPCPQPDLAMGMPPHSDHGLLNLLIQNGVCGLQVLHNKKWINVSSAPNRFLVLVSDHLEILSNGKYKSVVHRAVVSNKATRISLATVIAPSLDTVVEPASELTDNQTNPAAYVGMKHKDYMELQRTNHLYGKSVLNQVKI from the exons ATGGCTTCAaccactcctgatgctagccaaaACCAAGAATCCACCAAGAACAGCATCATATTCAGAAGCGTGAAAACACTAGCTGAATCACCTGAACTCACCTCAGTCCCATCCTCATACACATATGCCACCAACCCAGATGATGAATTAGTAactgaccctgatgatgatgatccaATCCCTGTCATAGACTACTCCTTATTGTTCACTGGCACACCTGATCAGAGAGCCAAGACCATCCATGACTTAGGCAGAGCTTGTGAGGAGTGGGGTTTCTTCATGGTGATCAATCACTCCGTGCCAAAGAGCCTCATGGAGAAAATGGTGGATCAAGTCTTTGCTTTCTTTAATCTTAAAGAGGAAGACAAGCAAGAGTATGCAGGTAACAAGAATGTGACGGATCCAATAAGGTATGGTACCAGCTTCAACGCTTCAATGGACAGAGTCAAGTTCTGGAGAGATTTCATTAAAATCATAGTGCACCCTGAATTTCACTCACCAGACAAACCACCTGCTTTCAG GGACACGTGTGAAGAGTACTGCCGAAAAACCAGGGAACTGGGAAGAGAGCTACTCAAAGGAATATCAGAAAGCTTGGGACTGGAAGCAGATTACATAGATAGAACAATGAACCTTGATCATGGTTTGCAAATCATAGCAGCAAATCTTTACTCACCTTGTCCTCAGCCAGATCTTGCAATGGGAATGCCCCCACATTCTGATCATGGCTTATTGAACCTCCTCATTCAGAATGGAGTTTGTGGCCTTCAAGTTCTTCACAACAAGAAGTGGATCAATGTTAGTTCTGCTCCAAATCGCTTCTTGGTCCTTGTGTCTGATCACCTCGAG ATCTTGAGCAATGGAAAGTATAAAAGTGTGGTGCATCGAGCAGTCGTGAGCAACAAAGCCACGAGAATTTCGCTGGCAACAGTGATTGCACCATCCTTGGACACAGTGGTGGAGCCAGCTTCAGAGCTTACAGACAATCAAACCAATCCAGCAGCATATGTTGGGATGAAACACAAAGATTATATGGAACTTCAGCGAACCAACCATCTTTATGGGAAGTCTGTGTTAAACCAAGTTAAAATCTAA
- the LOC107631076 gene encoding uncharacterized protein LOC107631076: MAISKPRLDICSSSQKHNNRPRWLHSSILSIFILFTILTLFFLLHTPFYSPQTAPPPSSWSVMHQMQSYSIFNTTSSTTTIKSMVHKLRTSVTFLPLKDLRYSNAALVGHTWFMSSMYDTHQEGEVQYQKFPSESSHGRVLCLKGRDTHDGSWNYYALAWPEALPYNTTFMKGLTFVSYNHYNYDNLWHGLTAMLPFVAWHKMNNCSRFPSRWVLYHRGELRFNMGLWVGTMMEATFDGTQKIERFDGPGPGPVCFEEAVVMRHNEGGMSRERRMQVYDLMRCKARIYCNMSSLNDRTSVELNDIGMTLFLRTGPRSFKNDSVVAGFRIAYSNNLTFCEQVKLMSMTDMLISPHGAQLTNMFLMERNSSVMEFFPKGWLKLAGVGQYVYQWIASWSGMKHEGSWRDTIGDHCPYPEHDSRCMPFFKNARIGYDHNHFAHWSRRVLVDIRTRKIHQASIINTTILPPPTTTSIRSSC; encoded by the exons ATGGCTATTAGCAAACCACGTTTAGATATATGCAGCAGTTCCCAAAAACATAATAATAGACCTCGTTGGTTGCACTCTTCAATTCTctccatcttcatcctcttcaccATTCTCACCCTCTTCTTTCTCCTCCACACACCCTTCTACTCCCCTCAAACtgcaccaccaccatcatcatggAGTGTAATGCACCAGATGCAAAGTTATTCCATCTTCAACACCACTTCCTCCACAACCACCATCAAATCTATGGTCCACAAGCTTCGTACTTCAGTCACATTTCTTCCACTCAAGGATCTTCGTTACTCCAACGCAGCACTTGTAGGCCACACATGGTTCATGAGCTCCATGTATGATACTCACCAAGAAGGTGAAGTCCAATACCAAAAGTTCCCATCAGAATCATCACATGGTAGGGTTCTATGCCTGAAAGGACGTGACACCCATGATGGTTCCTGGAACTACTATGCTCTGGCATGGCCTGAAGCTTTGCCTTACAACACCACGTTCATGAAAGGTTTAACCTTTGTGTCATATAATCATTACAACTATGATAACTTGTGGCATGGTTTAACTGCTATGCTCCCATTTGTGGCTTGGCACAAGATGAATAATTGTTCAAGATTTCCATCAAGGTGGGTTTTGTATCATAGGGGTGAGTTAAGGTTCAACATGGGCCTATGGGTAGGGACCATGATGGAGGCTACATTTGATGGGACTCAAAAGATTGAAAGATTTGATGGGCCTGGGCCTGGGCCTGTTTGTTTTGAGGAGGCTGTGGTTATGAGGCACAATGAGGGTGGCATGTCAAGGGAGAGGAGAATGCAGGTTTATGATTTGATGAGGTGTAAGGCTAGGATTTATTGTAACATGAGCAGCCTCAATGATAGAACAAGTGTTGAACTCAATGATATTGGAATGACATTGTTTTTGAGGACAGGACCAAGATCTTTTAAGAATGATTCAGTTGTGGCTGGTTTTAGGATTGCTTATTCCAATAATCTTACCTTTTGTGAGCAG GTGAAATTGATGAGTATGACAGATATGTTGATATCCCCACATGGAGCTCAACTAACGAACATGTTCCTGATGGAAAGAAACAGCAGTGTGATGGAATTCTTCCCAAAAGGGTGGCTGAAACTAGCAGGTGTAGGGCAATACGTTTACCAGTGGATAGCAAGCTGGTCAGGGATGAAGCATGAGGGAAGTTGGAGGGACACCATTGGAGATCACTGTCCTTACCCTGAGCATGATTCAAGATGCATGCCTTTTTTCAAGAATGCTAGAATTGGATATGATCACAATCATTTTGCACACTGGTCTAGACGTGTTTTGGTTGATATCAGAACAAGAAAGATTCATCAAGCTTCAATCATCAACACCACCATCTTACCACCACCAACTACTACTTCTATTCGTTCTTCTTGTTAA
- the LOC107631077 gene encoding E3 ubiquitin-protein ligase RING1: protein MGMYHRKLFSRQDACSDQCYNEDPSCLGRSDCNDCIKCSSTLNPPPPHSNRHIPTFLIIIVPVVCAALFALFCYVIYAKFYSPRSRSRTTFFSLSFPLRLQQGQERNGDDFLDDGEGATTVDHPIWYIRTAGLNQTIIDAITVLKYKKGEGLVEGTECSVCLSDFEEDDTLRLLPKCNHAFHLPCIDTWLASHTNCPMCRAPIVTNPRASRLPSMDHPATLVVDSTPLQSRGDAATTEENSGSEIVERNGSEEQVEADVEVATRNVQPRRSVSLDSSSAAKISAALVAATTTVASVQESKGNSKRIAASAKGSSSSSSSSSSSAPSSMKRSRSFSGKHVLSWYGRNHNQNQKKTNPPVRSF, encoded by the coding sequence ATGGGGATGTATCACAGGAAGCTTTTTTCAAGGCAGGATGCCTGCAGTGACCAGTGTTACAATGAAGACCCTTCTTGTTTGGGAAGATCGGATTGCAACGACTGCATCAAATGCTCGTCCACCCTGAATCCTCCACCACCACACAGCAACCGTCACATCCCCACCTTCTTGATCATCATAGTTCCCGTCGTATGCGCCGCCCTCTTTGCCCTCTTCTGCTACGTCATCTACGCCAAGTTCTACTCCCCCAGGAGCAGGTCAAGGACCACGTTCTTCTCGTTATCGTTTCCGTTACGTCTACAACAAGGACAGGAACGGAACGGCGACGACTTTCTGGATGACGGAGAAGGCGCCACTACGGTGGACCACCCTATCTGGTACATCCGTACAGCGGGTCTGAACCAAACCATCATCGACGCCATCACGGTTCTGAAGTACAAGAAAGGCGAAGGGTTGGTTGAAGGAACAGAGTGCTCTGTTTGCTTGAGCGACTTTGAAGAAGACGACACCCTCAGGCTGTTACCCAAATGCAACCACGCTTTCCATCTCCCTTGTATTGACACGTGGCTCGCATCTCACACCAACTGTCCCATGTGTAGGGCTCCCATTGTTACCAACCCCAGAGCTTCTAGGCTTCCCTCCATGGACCACCCTGCTACTCTTGTTGTTGATTCCACTCCTCTCCAGAGTCGTGGAGACGCTGCAACAACGGAAGAAAACAGTGGCAGTGAGATTGTGGAGAGGAATGGATCAGAGGAACAAGTTGAAGCTGATGTTGAAGTTGCAACAAGGAACGTGCAGCCAAGGAGATCGGTGTCTTTGGATTCTTCTTCTGCTGCCAAGATCAGCGCTGCTCTTGTTGCTGCTACTACTACTGTTGCATCAGTGCAAGAATCTAAAGGGAATTCAAAGAGGATTGCTGCTTCTGCAAAAGGTAGtagttcatcatcttcttcttcttcttcgagtgCGCCTAGTTCAATGAAGAGGTCACGCTCCTTCAGTGGGAAACACGTGCTATCCTGGTACGGTCGCAACCACAACCAGAACCAGAAGAAGACGAATCCTCCAGTCAGAAGCTTTTGA
- the LOC107634646 gene encoding uncharacterized protein LOC107634646, translating into MSRRGSWITLRSVVDALRSRRFQSSYDGLQRSNAIVSPARVQSSYWMSPALQFFSTNTNSKTSTNLSNGSTDVKVEPRVPSIFLSFPHWLRWLLGSVLGLLLPFWKIYWGKLERIEGEAEIVAEEVEAVASVVEKVATVAEKVSEDVAEMLPEDANLKKVAVFVEHASEQIAHDAQLAQQFIHKVEKVKNDLDDLESFVEPVIDKIVKKEAEQN; encoded by the exons ATGTCAAGAAGAGGGTCATGGATAACCTTAAGAAGTGTTGTTGATGCATTACGTTCAAGAAGATTTCAATCAAGCTACGATGGACTACAGAGAAGCAATGCAATTGTGTCACCGGCAAGGGTTCAAAGCAGTTATTGGATGAGTCCTGCCCTACAATTCTTTAGCACCAACACTAACAGCAAAACAAGCACTAATCTTTCAAATGG ATCAACGGATGTCAAGGTTGAACCACGGGTCCCTTCTATATTCCTCTCCTTCCCCCACTG GCTAAGATGGTTATTGGGCTCAGTACTTGGTCTCTTGCTACCTTTCTGGAAAATTTACTGGGGAAAACTAGAGAGAATAGAAG GGGAGGCAGAGATTGTGGCGGAGGAGGTTGAAGCGGTGGCAAGTGTAGTGGAAAAGGTGGCAACAGTAGCAGAGAAAGTATCAGAAGATGTGGCAGAGATGCTTCCAGAGGATGCTAATCTAAAGAAGGTAGCTGTGTTTGTGGAACATGCATCAGAACAGATTGCTCATGATGCTCAACTAGCACAACAGTTCATACACAAG GTTGAAAAAGTCAAGAACGACCTTGATGATTTGGAATCATTTGTTGAACCCGTAATTGATAAGATTGTGAAGAAAGAAGCTGAACAAAATTGA